The Methanocorpusculum vombati genome segment TGAAGTCCGCGGCGAAGAAGCCCAGACCCTCTTTCAGGCGATGAACACCGGCCACACCACCTACTCAACACTGCACGCCGGAAACGTCAAGGAAGCCATCAACCGGCTGACGCATAATCCGATCAACGTTCCAATAGCCATGTTCGGCGCATTAAACCTCATCCTTGTGCAGAGCCTGCTGTACGGCGAGGGCAAAGGATTCCGCCGCTGTCTCTCCCTCAATGAGATCTCGGTCGGCGACGATCATATCGGGTGGCAGCCGCTGTTCTCCTGGGATCACAAGACCGACCAGTTTGTAAAAACCTATGAAACCTCTGCGGTCTTTGACAACATCGCATACCAGAACAACTGGTCAGCGGAACAGCTGGAGGAAAGGATCGCCGTCCGCAGACGCGCACTGGAGGAGATGGTTGCATCCGGCAGAACCACGCCCGCGGATGTTGAGACCGCAGTTCTTGCAACGATCATTGCGGAGCAGAAAGGCAGATGACCGAAAACACCAGCTTCATCGACCGGCTTCTCTTTAACAGACAGATGGCCGGATACCTGCGTTCGGCCCACATCACGGTACCGGTCGATCAGTACATGATGCTGGCCATTCTTCTGACGGTACTGTCCGCTCTCCTCATGATGATGGTCGGCGTTCTTCTCTACGTCTTTGACATCAGTCTTGACCTCATTCCGTTTCTGCCGCAGTGGCTGACGATGCTTCTTGCCGTCGTCCTGATTCCGGCAGGCGTCTTCGTCTGTTTGTATTACTATCCGCAGCTGGAGGCACAGGGCAGAAAAACCAAGATAGAGATGGACCTGCCGTATGCGATAACCTACATGCAGGCGCTGTCCTCCACGATTACGCTGTATGACATCTTCCGCAGCGTCTATGACGCGGCGGATCTCTACGGCGAGGTCTCAAAGGAGTGCGGTTTAATCGTCCGGGACGTTGAGCTGTTCGGCGAGGATCTGCTGACCGCAATGGAGAATACCATTGCGGTCACGCCGTCGGAGAACTTCCGCGAACTCTTAAACGATCTCATGCTCGTCTACCGGTCGGGCGGCAACCTCACCAACTTCTTCAATGCAAAGTCCGAGTCGTACCGCGAGCTCGCCCGGCAGGAACTGGAGGCTCTTCTCCAGTTTCTGGAGATGATCGCAGAAATTTACGTCACCGCGTTTGTTGCGGGACCGATCGCGATTATCATCATGCTGGTTGCCCAGAATCTTTCCGGTCAGAGCCAGATGGAAGGCATCATGCCGCTGATGTACATCGGTCTGCCGCTCGGGGCAGTTGTTCTCATCTTCATTCTCTACATTCTTCTCCCGCCGGACAACCTCGACATTGCCCGCCGGGAAGTCCGCGACAGCGAGTACGGATCCGAGATTCTTGCATCCGGTACGAAGACCGAGCCGGACGCCGCGTTCCTCAAGCAGCTCAACAGCCGCAAGCAGGTTCTCCGGCTGCTTGAGATCGTGAAACATCCGATCAAATTTTTCATCTCCGATTACAGTATAGGCCTTGTGATCGGCTGTATTCTTGCGGGTTTCGTGTTTCTCACGTATCTGCTCGGATCGTTTGCGACGGTCTTTCCGACGTTTACGTTTCAGGCGCTCATCTGCGTGATGGCAATTGCTGCGATGTTCCCGCTGATGACGGCATATGAGATTCGCCGCCGGTATGTGAACCGGGTGGAGACCCAGCTGCCGGAGTTTCTCCGGGAGATTGCGGATATGCGGGATATCGGCATGACGCTGCAGGGTGCAATCTTCATGATCTCCGGCAACAAGACGGGCGTTCTCTCCTCCGAGGTCAAAGTGGTCTCCGAGGAGCTCCGTTACGGTTCGTCCCTTTCCGGGGCGCTTGTCCGGATGGAGGAACGCATCGGTCTTGTGTCGGTGAAGCGTGCCATTTCGCTTCTGGTGAAGGCGAGCGAGGTGACCGACTACATTCGCGAGATCTTAACGATTGCAATCGCGGATCTGGAGCATTATCTGAAGATGAAGTCGAAGCGGCTGAATGTTTCCTTCGTGTATCTGGCGGTGATCTATCTGTCGTTCGGCATCTATCTCTACTCTGCCTACCAGATGAACGTGGCGTTCATCTCCAGTTTTTCGGCGTATGATATCAGTTTTGATCTGACGTCGAACAAGACCGATATGTTCCATATCGGGATTATCCTCGCCTTCTTCTCCGGTATTATGGCCGGCCAGCTGTCGGCGAACAGTATTCTCTGCGGACTGAAGCACTCGATCATTCTTCTTGCTGCAACAGTTGCGATGTTTATCTTTATCATCTGAGGAAAAAATCATGAACTACGATACATCTGATAGTGCCGTCACCTCGGTTGTGGGGGAGATGCTGATTCTGGTGCTGGTGATCATTTTGGTGTCGCTGTTTGCAACGTCGGCGTTCAACCTCCTGCCGGGCGATCGGGAGACGGTGACGACTGTTTCTCTGGAAAACAATACGACGCATCTGATTTTCTGGCACAAGGGCGGTGACTGGGTGGACAAAAACGATCTGACGATTACGGCAACTCCAAAAGAAGGCGGCAGCCGAATACCTCTCACCATTGACGGGGTGTTTGATTATGCCGGAAAACCTGTTGAGGTGTTTGATCTCGGCGGAAATGTTACGGTGAAAACAGAGAATCTCACTGCCGGAATAACGTATGAGATACGGGTTGCAACTCCGCGTAATGTGATTTTTCCCAAGGAGTTTCGGAAATGAAATCTGATTGCGACGAAGCCGTGTCCACAGTGGTTGCCCTGATGCTGGTCTTAGCCATTCTTGCAACCTGCATTGCGATCTACTCGGCGACCTACGTTCCGGGACTCAAGCAGCAGTCCGAAATTCTGCACAGTGAGGAGGTGCAGTATGCATTTCAGCGGCTGTCCTCTGATGTTGACAATCTCTACAGCCTGAGAAAGCCCGCACAGTTTTCCGAGCCGGTGCCGCTCGGCGGCGGGGACATTCTCTTAAGTCCGGTGAAGTCAAGCGGCACGATTGAGCTTGCGGAAAACCGGATTGGGACACTGAATATTACGCTTTCCGGCGGCATTTCACATGAGATCCCGATCAACACGACAAACATCACCTACACGCCGTCGTACTCATCGTGGGAGCTGCAGGGCTACACGTATCGGAACGGTGTTGTCTGGATCACGAAGGGTGCGAAGCGGACGCCCGCGGCTCTGTCGCTGTACACGGTGCGGCTCGGTCTTGATCGGGAAAACAGTACGCAGAATCAGTGGCTGAAGCAGATGGGGACAGTTATTCCGGAGGGGAACGGGAACTACACCATGCGGATTGTGACGATGACGCCGGTTGCGGAAAAAAATTTTATGAGTGGCTCCGGTACGGTAAAAATCCTGCTGAACGCTGCTGAAACCAGACACTTCTATGAAAACGTTATGACGGTGACCCTCGACTCTCAGACTCTGAAGGATTTTCCTTCTCCGGCAAACCTCACCCTGAGTACGCTTTCGGTTGAGGTGAGTGTTGAATGACCCGCGACTCCGCTGTGTCTCCGGTTGTCGGCGTCATGCTGCTTCTGACGCTCGTCATCATCTTTACCGCGGTTCTCGCCGCCTATGCCGGCGGTCTTGCCCAGACGCCGAAGTACTCCCCGTCGGTGGAGATTGCCGCATACAGTTCCGGCAGCGGCGAAAACTTTTCGCTGGTCTTTGAACACCGCGGCGGCGATGTACTTTCCGCCGTCGACTGTAAAATTACCACGTTCGTTGATGCGCATGAAGCATCCTTCCCGGCTGCGGCTCTTACCAACGGCAGCAGCTGGCGTGCGGGTATGATCCTCACCACGGATAACCGGACAGCCACCGCTTCCCTTCTGAACATTTCCGCGGAGGATCTTGCGCAGTACTGCAAGCGATCCACACCGGCCGAGCTTCGCATCTATCATCTCCCGACCAGCTCGATTCTCTATCAGGACACTATTCTTCTGGAGGAAAAACCATGACAAAATCCGACTCCGCCGTCTCCGAGGTCGTCGGCGTTCTGCTGCTGCTGACGATCACCCTTATTCTGGTCAGTCTTGTGGCGGTTGCCATGAACAGCGCCGTCAGCACCACGGAAAAACCGGTGAGCGCCACGATTATTGCGTCCGGTATCAGCGGCAAAAACGTCACGTTTGAAAACATTGCAGGCGATGCCTTTGTTCTGGATCAGGTTGAACTCCGTCTCGGCATCCGTGAGTACCCGTCGCAGTACATCACCCTTCGCGGCTCGTCACATCTGAAAAGTTATTCGGGTCTTGCAACCATTTCACTTGGAGACCGGTTCTATATTGAATCGGAAAAGGATTCACCGCTCACGTGGGACTCCTTCAACGTCTCCTCCGGCAGTCATCTGACCTACCGGTTCTACGATCTCCGGACCGGCAGCCCGATCTCCTCGGGAGAGATCGCCATTCCATGAACAGAATAATTGAATATAATGCAAATGAAATGAATGTATTGTAATGAAACATCTTCTCCCTATCCTCCTCCTCCTTGCTCTCCTCTGCGGTACCGCCGCAGCTGCCGAGTGGACGCCTGTCACCATCACCGACGACTACGGTTACACCGCGGAGATCTCAGCCGCTCCGCAGACCATCGTATCCCTTGGTCCGTCCAACACGGAAATTCTGTTTGCTCTCGGTCTTGGCGACAAAGTTGCCGGCGTCACCGAGTACTGCAACTATCCCGCTGCGGCGCAGACCAAATCCCTCATCGGCGGTGTATCCTCCCCGAACGTCGAAAAGATCGTTGCCCTAAATCCGGATCTCATCCTTGCAAACGCCATGAACGGCGAGGACAACATTGCCCATCTCCGGAAACTCGGGTACACCGTTCTCTGCTTAAATCCGGATAGTGTTGACGGAACGTTCAGTTCCATCCGCCGCGTGGGCGAGGCAACCGGAACGTCTGCCGCTGCCGGGGAACTCATTGCCTCCATGCAGCAGCGATTTCGTGCCGCAGCGGAAAAAGTGAAAACTGCCGGAACAGAAACGCTGACCGTTACGCATCTCATGAGTACCGATCCGTACTGGGTCTCCGGCATCCACACGTTTCAGGATGAACTTATCAC includes the following:
- a CDS encoding type II secretion system F family protein; the encoded protein is MTENTSFIDRLLFNRQMAGYLRSAHITVPVDQYMMLAILLTVLSALLMMMVGVLLYVFDISLDLIPFLPQWLTMLLAVVLIPAGVFVCLYYYPQLEAQGRKTKIEMDLPYAITYMQALSSTITLYDIFRSVYDAADLYGEVSKECGLIVRDVELFGEDLLTAMENTIAVTPSENFRELLNDLMLVYRSGGNLTNFFNAKSESYRELARQELEALLQFLEMIAEIYVTAFVAGPIAIIIMLVAQNLSGQSQMEGIMPLMYIGLPLGAVVLIFILYILLPPDNLDIARREVRDSEYGSEILASGTKTEPDAAFLKQLNSRKQVLRLLEIVKHPIKFFISDYSIGLVIGCILAGFVFLTYLLGSFATVFPTFTFQALICVMAIAAMFPLMTAYEIRRRYVNRVETQLPEFLREIADMRDIGMTLQGAIFMISGNKTGVLSSEVKVVSEELRYGSSLSGALVRMEERIGLVSVKRAISLLVKASEVTDYIREILTIAIADLEHYLKMKSKRLNVSFVYLAVIYLSFGIYLYSAYQMNVAFISSFSAYDISFDLTSNKTDMFHIGIILAFFSGIMAGQLSANSILCGLKHSIILLAATVAMFIFII
- a CDS encoding type IV pilin N-terminal domain-containing protein, translating into MNYDTSDSAVTSVVGEMLILVLVIILVSLFATSAFNLLPGDRETVTTVSLENNTTHLIFWHKGGDWVDKNDLTITATPKEGGSRIPLTIDGVFDYAGKPVEVFDLGGNVTVKTENLTAGITYEIRVATPRNVIFPKEFRK
- a CDS encoding type IV pilin N-terminal domain-containing protein, which gives rise to MTRDSAVSPVVGVMLLLTLVIIFTAVLAAYAGGLAQTPKYSPSVEIAAYSSGSGENFSLVFEHRGGDVLSAVDCKITTFVDAHEASFPAAALTNGSSWRAGMILTTDNRTATASLLNISAEDLAQYCKRSTPAELRIYHLPTSSILYQDTILLEEKP
- a CDS encoding type IV pilin, which gives rise to MTKSDSAVSEVVGVLLLLTITLILVSLVAVAMNSAVSTTEKPVSATIIASGISGKNVTFENIAGDAFVLDQVELRLGIREYPSQYITLRGSSHLKSYSGLATISLGDRFYIESEKDSPLTWDSFNVSSGSHLTYRFYDLRTGSPISSGEIAIP
- a CDS encoding ABC transporter substrate-binding protein, translated to MKHLLPILLLLALLCGTAAAAEWTPVTITDDYGYTAEISAAPQTIVSLGPSNTEILFALGLGDKVAGVTEYCNYPAAAQTKSLIGGVSSPNVEKIVALNPDLILANAMNGEDNIAHLRKLGYTVLCLNPDSVDGTFSSIRRVGEATGTSAAAGELIASMQQRFRAAAEKVKTAGTETLTVTHLMSTDPYWVSGIHTFQDELITLAGGTNAFPEVDGWGIINLEHLLTTDPDVILVDSGAGMGEKGENLLKQSFMTDPRLSSLTAVKNNRIYVMDSDTFDRGGPRIVDAFDELVAVLYPESAESPAAATPQAPGFGSVLTLAGGALALLILRKNS